The DNA sequence TAATGTCTTTTGGCTACAGAtttctgtaatttttaatttgtaatttgttacagaaaaaaaactggatgtttacaatgtttttcCAAAAATTATGTGTTAAATTAcgttctttttttctctttttttttttttggcaacaaaagtaaatatgttacacaaaaaaagattttgtgaTTATAAAAGAGACCTGAATGTTTCATGCTGGACAttgcaaaatgagcaaatgtagACCTGTAGTGACTGAGctctaaactttttttctgaacTATTGTCTAATGGTAACTAACAAGTTAGTCAGAAATGTAAAGTCCAAAGCCCTACATTGATGTCAGCTGTATGGAGTTGATGGCATCCTTCTGTTTGAGCAGATTGTAGTGTGGGCCCAGTCAGTCATAATTATGATGTAGCTGCAGTATATATTTTGGCAGATCTAAATAACAGATCTTAAGAAATGTATCGTGTTTGATTGAACATATGCTTCTGACATGTAGCTTCTCTGAGTCGATGTCACCAAAAAGCGCCTACAACTGCAATAAATGATCTGTTATTCACACTCTTGTAGTCTTGCATGTAGCTATAGAGAGTTAAAAAACAGGTAGCAACAGCTCATTCACTACAGtcattattaatacatttgatgATCATAACTTTGGTCGTTTTGCAAACGACCAAACCCTTTCGTCATTGTGCAAGATTCAGTCTTTCACAGCTGTCAGTCGATGTGAAGCGTAAACAGACATGTCAGCTGTCCCATTTCTGGCATTTTCACCGCTCGGCATTCCTGCCGTCTGATGTCATGGCTCAGAAAACCTCTGTGTATTCCTCCGCCGCAATGGTACTACGATGCATTTTAAGCGTCTGCTCGGGAGAATACGACTAACCATAGAGATCACGTGCATTTATAGCAGGGTTAAAGTGTATTCCAGGATAGCTGGGGAATCAGTTTACAGCTGAAGCCGAAATGTTAAAGCTATAGATCCGCGGATGTACACTGAATACACTTGTTGCTCTTCCAATCCCAGGAAGCGATGGGCGCATGGAACTTGAGCGTAGGACCAAGAGGCGTGGAGCACTACATTAGTTTTGATCTAGATATAAATTACACACAACACTGTTCAATActgataaatatataaacaaagtcAACCATTTGACCTTGATCGCGGAATCCCTCAGGACCGAATCCTAGCTGGACTACGAATTCGCACCTGGTGGCTAACGGTAacgttaacttttttttttttttcttttcttccccgAATATTTACCGGCGACATGGCTTCCCAAGGGTGTCGTCTATTTGCTGGACATTAGCATGCTAGCATTGAGGGTAATTCGACAGTAGTAGGTGTAATCAATAAATGAGGTGGAGATACGTACATTGATAATATAAAGCAGCGAGTTAGCTTTAAAAAGTGCCAAAAGCTTGTGTGAATGTAGTAACAAATCAACAGAaggtaggtgtgtgtttgtgtgtatatgtattatTTGGGATCTGATTCGAGCTCCCTATTCGGCAGTTAAGGGGAAAGTTGAGGGGCACCCGAGTTTCATGTCCTTAATTCTTTAGTGTCCTTGGTAATTTAAACACGGAGGAGAGCTCGTTCTGTAACCTAACTTAGGTTTTCCTTAACTTAACTTCCTTAAATGCCAAGACGGGATCTGTGAATCGGACGCGAACTACATCTTTGTTAGAATTTGGGATGTGGTTGATGCTCGCTTGAGATGGGAAAAGGTATGAATTCGATCGTGACGTTAGCTTGCATCCTACGGTTatctgttttttggggggtgcaGACTATTCACCGGAATGGGATTCATTTAACCACAAATGAATGTGGTTAAAATGAAGTATGACCACCAGTTGTGATTTATgctttctttgcttttgctttttcaagATTTCAGTTTATGCCAACTTTGCGTGTGTCGTTTCACATGTTGTATTTGTTCTGAGTCATTTCTTGTGTTGCCTTTCAGATTTGTTCGGGATGAAGATCACGCTTGCAACAATTTTTGAGGCGACAACGAGGAGAATCATTTCCCTGGACTAAGTGAAGGCGACCCTCTCGAAGAAGTGTGAAACATGCCCTTGCCATTTGGCTTAAAACTCAAAAGGACTCGGAGATATACGGTTTCAAGCAAGAGCTGTCTCGTCACCCGGATTCAGCAGCTCAATGGAGAGTTCGTTGAGTTTACACTTTCAGTGGAGAGCACCGGGCAGGAATGTTTGGAGGCAGTTGCACAGAGACTTGAGTTAAGAGAGGTATGCATATAGATTTCTAGAGACTACCCATCTCAGCAAGagtgtttttgttaatgttaaccTCTGGTCACATTCCTGTTTCGAAATGGTGAGCAGAACAACAGAAACCAAAGTAAccagtttttattgtttacttatTTAATGAAACGGCTAAGACAGGGCTTAGTAATTAGCCAATTACATGTTTTCCATATTTATGTGCTTGCATGTGACTAGCaaaaatatgtatgtttgtgaaaTCCTCATTCAAACCAATGTGCCGGGTTTCACAGAGCATGAGTGTTGTGGTCAAGGAAAATATTTGGTCAAGAAAACCACAATTTTTGTCTACATTAGATCACTGTTTGCAATGACACCACCTGTAAGTCATGAACGGAAAGGGGTGTGGGCTTTACTGCTGTCCACCcaatttcacattaaaacagtAAGACTgctgatgtgatttgatgtgGCACAGGAACTCCTATAATGCAGTCAggcttcattttcatttgtcttgtTAGTATTAATGCTAGCGGTGGGCCTGATTTATGAGGGAACTTTATTAGGACTAgtagtgtttgttttcattgctgAGGCAGCTTAGGTTCACTGTTGCAAATCACTTACTGATAATTTCATGGTTGTCCCACATGGGCGTTTTGAGGTCTGAGTTCAGCTTCAGCCTGTTGTTGGTTAAAATACAATGAAGGCCACAGTTTTGTTTATATTAGACTGTGGGCAATTTAGCTTAAATTACATTATGTGtcataacctttttttttgttgttgttgttttatcctcttcattcctttattttctttttctcatggTTGGTAACCAGTGCTGTCTGCTGTAAAACACTTATGTTGGCAAGTTATTTTCTAGTTGTGGTTTGAGAGTGACTGCCAATAACAATAGGTCTCTTTCATCTAAATTATTCTCCACAAACAACTGGCCTATGGGGTTCGTGTTTTTACCAGTGTACATTGTGAGATGTTCAGACAGTCACAAGGCTAAGCAGGGAGTGTCAGCAGCCAATAACTGTGAAGTTTACAGCGGGGGGAACTTTCAGGTTTAGATACTGCATTTTACTCGTCGAATCAAAGCCTGTTTTTATAGAGCCCAAAGTTACAAATGTCATCAAATGACTTAAACATCTCTACAACATACAATATCCTCTGACCCTTGGAATGTAATACTGTATGGATTACAAAAGACCAGGTCATTAGTGTACTTCAAAATATTGTGATATTGATTTCTCAGTAGTCGCATAATATAGATCAtctttaatatataataattctGGGAAAGTAAACttgtcttcttgttttttttaatgaataacaaAAACTGCGTTCTGGACATATTTACAGTCACGGTTGATTTTCCTCATTAACAGCACGTCAATGGTgtaatgtgtgtgcttgttttctttgcttcttaGATAACATACTTCAGTCTGTGGTACTTCAACAAGCAAAACCAGCAGAGATGGATTGACTTGGAGAAGCCACTGAAAAAGCAGCTGGATAAGTATGGGCTGGAGCCCACGGTTTACTTTGGAGTCGTGTTTTACATACCCAGTGTCAACCAACTGCAACAGGAAATCACAAGGTGATATTTCCTTAATAGCACAAGATGTGTTGTTTGTGCCACTTAGCTTTGTAAACCATTTCTTTCAATACCACcagtaaagaaaaccaaaaagttTCGCTATGAAATGAGGACCAAACATTTACTGCGGCCAcctcctctgtttttttgtgtgtttgttttcttttttctgtaaatacagtgtaaagaaaaattattagaattatttCGAACCAACTGGTTTCTGCTTTAAATGGTCACAGAATCTTTTTCAAATTCACAGGTGCAGATTGAAACAATGTGCTTGTTAATTATAATATTACCTtaagattttacattaaaaattgCTGGCAAATTACCAATTTTAAATGGTAGAGGTCTTGTACACACTAGCAGATGTGTCATGTCAAAAGCAAACttaagtgtatttgttttttagttaaAATAGCTTTATTCTACACCTACAGTTCAGTTTTAGTCATTGCTAATACTTGAACAATAAAATACTGTTGGTTAATAGTTAAAATTGATTGTTTTGCTTATAAATGTAAATTGGATAGCctgattatattttaataaaaacttatGCAGAAAATTCCAAAGTCTTCACAAAATATGCTGCTGTATATGGGGGTGTTTTTCTATTCTGGTcgtttttacataatttaacagAGTTGTTATATTTGATTGACTGCTTGTCTATTGCCTACTCAAGTAACCTTATCTAACTCCACAGATACCAGTATTATCTTCAGCTGAAGAAGGATGTTCTTGACGGAAAGATCTCGTGCTCTCTGGATCAAGCTATACGTTTAGCTAGCCTGGCAGTACAAGGTAAAATGAAACTGTGATGATGCCTCACAGTGAACAACCTGATGTGGTTTCAGCTATAAGTCCCCGGCAAAGTAAACACTGATCCAAACACAGAGCATCATTTCTGAAAAATATGTGTGCATTCAAAGCATAACTAGGACAGTGGCAAAACTATTGTTTTGAACCATGTTATTTTATCACACCCACATTCTGCGAGCCCCCTAGTACAAAGTCGTATTATGTACCTGAGCTAATGCATGTCCCGAATTGTCGGGAGGATTAAAGTGAGCAAATGTTCAAGTTGTCATGTCCCTCGTGCGCACGCTGACCATGCACTGAAATCAAGCGCAGTTTTTCCCTAGAGGACACTTCTTGGACGATCTCCCACTGTGTGCTACATGTGTATAAGCCCAGTCCAGGGCttatttctcctgacattgtctggagtttgtGAAACAGGCTTCACAGTAGTGTATGTGAGACCTCTGTTCAGTCATGTAGAAACCAAGATTTTCATTATTCTTAAAAGGTAAAgcaattaacacacacacagttgaacTAATGTGAAGTTAGTCAGTATTATTTGTGcacttgtgtgtctttgtggacACCCCATGTCTGAGCCCAAGCCCTGACATGTCCTCCTGCTTCTGCCTGGCCTGAAGAATCTCAAACGCTGCTGGCAGAGTTAAATCAGGCACTGCAACTTTCTGGCCTGGGTTTTGGCATAGCAGAGCTACTGAGATCACTTACTGTTGCAGCAGTGTTCAAATGACTGACCACTATGCAATATGTGTCTTGAAGATAAGTTTGTGAATCTTTGCAGCTGCCCTTGATATGTATTGACTCGTTTAGTTTTCATGCAAATGAAGTTGTGTAGCTCCTGTTTTGTTTCACAGGCAAAAATATCCTGAAGCGAGGGGCAGTTGTAGCTTTTGAGCATTGCTGATGCCTGAAATACTCAACATAGCTGTGAATATTGCTAGCAGGCAGTCTGAAGCTGGACACTTTTGGCCATAGTCAGACGCCATAGCAATACCCTTCCATAACAAACAGGGCTCCCTCTCCTGAAATTAGCCCATCCTTTCATCATAAATCATACATTCTGCAATTTTTTGTATGTCTATTTACATTGGACTAAATACAGAGGTTAACATGTTGAAGGGTTTATTTACAGAGCAGTTTTATGTGAAGGAGCCCTTGCTGTATTCACTCATTTAGTTCATCTATGTTTATGTTCACAGCTGACTTTGGAGACTTTAATCGATATGATACCCAGGAGTTTCTCCAGAAGTTTGTGCTCTTCCCGATGgtaagcattttatttttcacacccaacacatacagtatcctgtcttcatttgtgttttatgccAACATCATATTGATTGTAACTAATTGTCTCTGCAGGACTCGATCCAGGATGAGCGGGTGCTGGAAGAAGCAACTCAGAAAGTGGCTCTTCTATATCAGTCTTTTAGGTAAATACGTTTATAATGCATCAGCCTGCCTGCTTGTGATGCAAACCCAAATCTTTCTTTTACATTATCTAGGCTAGTCTACTTCATTAATGTGTCATCGTCACCTAGCTTCACTTTCTGTATCTGTGGTGTGGAAAAACAATTGTCCCTTCTAATTTTTCTTGCTATTGTTGTCCTGGTCAGGGGTTTGTCAGCACCAGAGGCAGAGATGTTGTACATGCAGGAGGTGGAGAAAATGGAAGGCTATGGCCAAGAAAGCTATCAAGCCAAAGTAGGTCTACAAGGTCCACCCTGAAATCCCCAAAAGCCCAAACCTTAGAGATTCTTAGAGAACTGTATGCTATCACTCCTAATGCACTGCTTGAGCAAAGAGCTATTTATTGAaattttggtctgttttttttttttctcacctaaAAGGCTGTTCTGATCCTCTGTTCTTGTAGGACAGTACGGGCACAGATGTTACCCTGGGGTCCTGTCTCGATGGCATCTTTGTCAAGCACAAAAATGGGAGGCCACTCCTTTTATTTGGGTAAATCTAAAACTGAATAGGAGAATGCGTATTTGACTATAGTTGCATTGCCAAAAAAACCAGAAACATTCAATGTGAAGCAATTAATGAAttgcataaaaactttttaagTTGGAAATCACAACTTGGAGCAGGATTTACATTGAATGCATCGATTCTGTTAGTATAGACTGAGGTGTGTTGCACAACTCACAGCTATGTTTAGGTGAGGTTCTCTACTGTAATGCTTCTTAATGCTCTCTAGACCAGAATGTGACCCAAGAGGTAGTGACTCAGGTAGACTGTGATAAATGATAAAGATTGTTTGAGTATCGTCTGTCAGTCAAGTGAGTAGGCAAGCATTCTTGCCCAAGACTGTATCTTCTACATAACATTTTGAGATATATTTTGATTAGATCCAGGTAGTCTGTTAATGTGTGTATTATGCTTTGTTAAAGTGGGCCACAGCCTACTTTGAGGTTTTAGTGACCAACATAACATTGTGTGTTTaccttctttctctttgtcactGTGTAGGTGGAGTGAAATTAACAGCATGAGTCACAATAGGTCCTTCTTTGCCCTGGAGCTGGCTAACAGAGAGGAGAGTGTTCAgttccagacagtaagtctatGTTGCCATTACACCTTCTCTTTCCTCCCCATCCTCAGGGACATTGGAAATGGCCTTTGTGGTGAAGCTCAACATAAGCTAgtctaaactgtgtgtgtgggtgtgtgggcaGGACGGTAACTGACGGTATGAGTCATGTGAATATAAAAGCATGTGacacacattttggaaatacCTAAGCAGTCATCAACACTGCACTGTGTCATCTTctaatgattttcttttctgtcctctCTTGTGCAGGAAGACATGGAAACCTCCAAATATGTGTGCCGGATGTGTTTGGCCAGACTCAAGTTCTATAAGATTAACAAGAGTAACctgttagtgttttttttttgttgttgttgttgttaatgagGCTAGCCTAggttctgtctctttgttttgtgttgtcttgtgcatgtgtgtctgtctttggtGTTCCTTCATTTCTgcccccttctcctcctctctcttcagAGAGGAATGTGACCCCCTGCCTTCTGAGGGCTCCCAGAAGTCCCTTCTCACTCTATCCTTTCCTCGTTTTCCAATGCTCTTACGTCCCTCTGTACCTTCTAATAAGGGGTGAGCCAAACTATCAGCCACCACCTACATTATATCAGTGAACCAGGTGCCAACATCAATCCCTTTGCAGTGGCCCTAGCCAACAATACCACGAGGTCTCTGTATTTGTAAATTACCCTTGTAGATATTAATTTTCATCTAACTAATAGGATCTTTATGTATTTAGTTTATCGTCTAAAGCTCTGTCAGGTCCAATAGTACTAGTATGTATTTTTCTGAATTACAGTCTATAATCCAGTGTCACTTATAGGCCTGTAGTTATTTACCATAGAAAACATTGGCATGTTTTTGAAAACAGGTCAAAATAAttagtttgttgtgttttttttaatacaccaGGCTTGGTGGTAAACTGGAGAAGTAACTTGCACCGGACATTGTGTCTGCATTCTAGTAGTATTTGGTCAAGTCTGTTTTTTGACCAGCATATGTTTTCCCACCAGCCAAACCCAGCCCACAGTTGTCAATCCAGTCAGACGCCGATCTTCCACCAGAATATCTATGGTAATGTCCATGCCCCCTCTTAAACGCTTGTGTGATGGCCTGCTGCCTTTCTGTTTTGCTAAAACCTTCATATAGATAACAGTGTTTTACCACACAGCAAAGTTTATTTTCTCCTATGAGCTATAACTGAATCCTTCTTTTGTTGACGAACAGCCAAAGCCTCAAGCCTACATGATGCCCCCTCCACAGATGCACTACAATGGCCATTTTACAGAGCCTTACACATCATCACAGGGTAACTACTGTACTAGAAAACTTTTGCCTAAGAacttaaaaattatttgaatgtgCATACAAAAATATTCTTGAATTATAATTCTATATCCATCTTGGGATGTCTTTACTCTCACAGACAACCTGTACATGAACAATCAGAATGGTTATTACTACCACTCTCAGACCAGCTTGGACTGCTCCCCTCTGGAGTACAGCAGTGGAGGGCGTTTGCGTAATGGCAGCGTCTACAGCGCCCACAGCACCAGCTCTCTAACAAATCCCCAGCACTACCTTCAGCCGTCACCTATGTCTTCCAACCCTTCCATCACTAGCGACATCACCAGGCCAGACTACATTCCCTCACATCGCCACAGCGCTCTCATCCCACCTTCCTACCGTGCCACTCCCGATTATGAGACAGTGATGCGTCAGAAGAACCGTGGAATGGGAGGAGGGATGGTTTTGTCTCAAGAGCACCGGCAGAGCCACTCCATGAGGAATCTCAACATTGGAAACTCGTATGCGTACAGCAGACCAGACCCTCTAGTTTACAGCCAACCGGAGATCAGAGGGGAGCATGGTGGAACAGTTCACCACCACCATTTTCCCTTCCATCTGGGCTCAAGCTTCCACAGCCCCTCCCCATACCCTTATCCTACAGAGCGGAGACCCGTAGTAGGCGCAGTTAGTGTCCCAGAGCTTACTAATGTCCAGTTACAACAAGCCCAGGAGTATCCAGCCCCCAACATCATGCGAACACAAGTGTACCGACCACCTCCACCCTACCCATACGCCCATCCCCGACCTGCTAACAGCACGCCTGACCTGTCGCGTCATTTGTACGTCAGCAGTAGCAACCCAGACCTGGTCATTATGCGGCGGGTGCATCACTCAGTCCAAACTTTCCAGGAGGACAGTCTACCCGTTGCTCACTCATTACAGGAGGTGTCCGAGCCTCTTTTCAGCGGACCCTCACAAAGAAACTCATACCATCCACAGAAGCGTAACTCTATTGAGATTGCTGGACTGGCTTATAGTCTCGAAGGAATGAGGGTCAAAGAACGTACGGTTTCCTCTTCAGCTGCGGAAACTGCTACGCCCACTCCTGTTCTGTGTGATGGTCGCTCTCAGGGATCTCAGCTCAATGTGTTTTTGGAACGTACAAAAACGGGTAACAGGGGAGACCTTAAGGATAACATGCAGTATGAACACACAAAATCCCTTTCAGATGCCACCATGCTGGTTCACAGTAGCGATGAGGAAGAGGAGTTTGAGGAAGATAGCGGACATCACACTCCGCTTTCTCAGGATGCAGCTGTAGGCATTGCTCCTGAGCAACAGGCACAACAGCATCACAGCTTGACATCGCTCTCTTCTCTGACGCCTCAGCAACACACTCCCACAGAGCCTCCTCCTGCGTATCCCATAGGCTCCTCTCTTGATCCTTCTATAGTGGGCTCCTTGACCTACAAGATGCACCCCCTGATCCAGGAGGATAAGCCTCTGTACCTACTGTCAGATTTTCGACAGCCCAGGATTATGCCCTCAGTATCGGAGGGAGACCTGAGTGGCCAAACCAAGCAGAAGAGTAAAACAGACATCAAAAAGAGGCCTGTGTCTGATGTGCCTTCTGGGAAGAAAACCATTGAAGGTTTGCCCCCTCCGGTGAGTCCTGTTCCCGAAGTTCTTTTTGGCTTTGAGACATTCATTAATGTATTCAGCTGGCTTCCCCGCCGTTTTCTGCTAGCtaggaatgtttttttcataCCACTCATTTCATTCTTAGCACTATGGGTCCAACTGACAAATATCGTCATAACTTAATCTACACTGTATTTTCTGAAGTCagtgaaatgtcaaaaatagtAGTggtgtttgcaaatgtttaaatccgcgaaaataaatctttaattttcACCATATTATGACAAATAAAAGCATCAAATCTTCAACCATTTTGACGAcctaaaaccaaaatatttacTGCATTTGTGATTGAAAAATAACTGGAACACttaaaaagctaataaaataGCTGTTATTAGCACTTACAAGTTTCAGAAATTACATTCTTGGCAATGTCTTCACATTTGTCATAATGACATTTCATAATGTCATAAATGATTGTGATTTATGAAGCGAATTAGTTTTCAAATGGCATATGTACATGTCAATGTATTGCAAAACACTTGAGTATGCGTGTAGAAAGcattaaagattatttttagtAACACTGTCTGACGCAGACAAACATCGAAAGAATGTGATTGTACTACTTTGGAAAACCAGATAGGTGACATTCTGTGGAAAAACGCCAAGTGAGTCTGCGCGGTTCCTCCCTCTGTCTACTTACTTTCTCACTCGGAAGCTCACGCATATTAATCCTTCCCTGCTTTTCCTCTTTCTACTCACTTTTCCTATCAGGGCATGAGGAAAGGAGCAAGGtcagaggtgaagaagatgGGCCCTCTGAAGGTGGCCAAGCTCAATGGCCTGTCGGTGTCCAGGCAGCCAGTGCAGGACAAGGTGAAAGATGAGCCTGAACATGCCTCTAATGACGAGAGGGTAGGGCACTTCACATTTGTTGATTGTTGCTGGCGATATGCCTTTTGTAAaggaaatgtaatgtatgtaaagGACATAAGTAAAGTAGAAGAtgtgtgaaagtttttatatgctgttAAACCTTGTTATAAGTAGGATCATTTTCAGGGATTGCTGATTGTGTTTGTATTAGAATAGATTGAGAGGAAAAAGTACATAGTTTTTATTCATGACTTAAACACACACCTGAACTGTTCACCCTTGTTAATCTTGATGCTTGTTGCCTCgacaatgaagaaaacaaaggtgACAAATCAATTACTTATTCAGTTAAATAAGTTGTATTAAATATGAGAATTGAATGTTATGCCTCCTAAACTAATCTGAGGTAATTTTACTCAAAGTCACTATGTATATATTTCTATAGTaacagaaagtaaaactaaactGACAAATGAGCTGCTCACTGTATATCAGAATACGTCATAATAATTATgccttgtctttttctttccttttgggTGTGTTACAGTGTAAAGTGCTAGAGCAGCATATGGAGAGGGGCGAGCTGTTAAAGGAGTATGAGAAAATTCCAAGACGTCCAGGAGGGGAATGTACCATTGCTCAGCTCCCAGAAAGTGGAGACAAAAACCGCTTCCAAGATGTCCTGCCTTATGACAAGAACCGAGTGGAGCTGGTcccaacaaaagaaaacaacacaggatACATCAATGCATCTCATATTAGAGTAAGTTGTGCATAAATGTATCACGGCATCCACCTTTATGCACCACGTGATATTTGTCATCATTGAGGCTAAAGGTGACCCAGACTCAGTGAACACACTGAATTTGCATATTGtattgatttaaattaaaaaaatatattttttaaatatttgtgtgttaacAGTTTAATAAGCACCAAAATACATGACTGTACATGCtgagatttaaaacatttgaatcaaTAGGGAATAACAATTAACAATTACTGTGGTGAACTTtacaggataagcagaaaggacaaaaagaagacagagtACAATATTAAATTACCAAAATTCAACACATTGTATTTACTGTTGGCTGGCTTTGGACTTCCTCTGCCTACTGCCACATGTGATGCAAAGCCCTGGCTAAGATGACCTCAATTGGATCATATTCTCAGACTAAACAATACAACTGTTCACAGGTTAAGGAGTAATAGTAGTGATGATGATAAACAGTGGCGTTTCCCTTTACTTCCTTAAAA is a window from the Channa argus isolate prfri chromosome 16, Channa argus male v1.0, whole genome shotgun sequence genome containing:
- the ptpn21 gene encoding tyrosine-protein phosphatase non-receptor type 21 isoform X1 gives rise to the protein MPLPFGLKLKRTRRYTVSSKSCLVTRIQQLNGEFVEFTLSVESTGQECLEAVAQRLELREITYFSLWYFNKQNQQRWIDLEKPLKKQLDKYGLEPTVYFGVVFYIPSVNQLQQEITRYQYYLQLKKDVLDGKISCSLDQAIRLASLAVQADFGDFNRYDTQEFLQKFVLFPMDSIQDERVLEEATQKVALLYQSFRGLSAPEAEMLYMQEVEKMEGYGQESYQAKDSTGTDVTLGSCLDGIFVKHKNGRPLLLFGWSEINSMSHNRSFFALELANREESVQFQTEDMETSKYVCRMCLARLKFYKINKSNLEECDPLPSEGSQKSLLTLSFPRFPMLLRPSVPSNKGQTQPTVVNPVRRRSSTRISMPKPQAYMMPPPQMHYNGHFTEPYTSSQDNLYMNNQNGYYYHSQTSLDCSPLEYSSGGRLRNGSVYSAHSTSSLTNPQHYLQPSPMSSNPSITSDITRPDYIPSHRHSALIPPSYRATPDYETVMRQKNRGMGGGMVLSQEHRQSHSMRNLNIGNSYAYSRPDPLVYSQPEIRGEHGGTVHHHHFPFHLGSSFHSPSPYPYPTERRPVVGAVSVPELTNVQLQQAQEYPAPNIMRTQVYRPPPPYPYAHPRPANSTPDLSRHLYVSSSNPDLVIMRRVHHSVQTFQEDSLPVAHSLQEVSEPLFSGPSQRNSYHPQKRNSIEIAGLAYSLEGMRVKERTVSSSAAETATPTPVLCDGRSQGSQLNVFLERTKTGNRGDLKDNMQYEHTKSLSDATMLVHSSDEEEEFEEDSGHHTPLSQDAAVGIAPEQQAQQHHSLTSLSSLTPQQHTPTEPPPAYPIGSSLDPSIVGSLTYKMHPLIQEDKPLYLLSDFRQPRIMPSVSEGDLSGQTKQKSKTDIKKRPVSDVPSGKKTIEGLPPPGMRKGARSEVKKMGPLKVAKLNGLSVSRQPVQDKVKDEPEHASNDERCKVLEQHMERGELLKEYEKIPRRPGGECTIAQLPESGDKNRFQDVLPYDKNRVELVPTKENNTGYINASHIRLTLGGQEWNYIATQGPMSNTCQDFWQMVWEQGVSIIAMVTAEEEGHREKSYRYWPRLGSRHNTVTYGRFKITTRFRTESGCYATTGLKIKHLLTGHERTVWHLQYTDWPDHGCPEDLKGFLTYLEEIQSVRRHTNGISDPKNTNLPVLVHCSAGVGRTGVVILSEIMIACLEHNEPLDVPEVLTNLRHQRMMVVQTLSQYGFIYKVLIEYLRNSRLI
- the ptpn21 gene encoding tyrosine-protein phosphatase non-receptor type 21 isoform X3 encodes the protein MPLPFGLKLKRTRRYTVSSKSCLVTRIQQLNGEFVEFTLSVESTGQECLEAVAQRLELREITYFSLWYFNKQNQQRWIDLEKPLKKQLDKYGLEPTVYFGVVFYIPSVNQLQQEITRYQYYLQLKKDVLDGKISCSLDQAIRLASLAVQADFGDFNRYDTQEFLQKFVLFPMDSIQDERVLEEATQKVALLYQSFRGLSAPEAEMLYMQEVEKMEGYGQESYQAKDSTGTDVTLGSCLDGIFVKHKNGRPLLLFGWSEINSMSHNRSFFALELANREESVQFQTEDMETSKYVCRMCLARLKFYKINKSNLQTQPTVVNPVRRRSSTRISMPKPQAYMMPPPQMHYNGHFTEPYTSSQDNLYMNNQNGYYYHSQTSLDCSPLEYSSGGRLRNGSVYSAHSTSSLTNPQHYLQPSPMSSNPSITSDITRPDYIPSHRHSALIPPSYRATPDYETVMRQKNRGMGGGMVLSQEHRQSHSMRNLNIGNSYAYSRPDPLVYSQPEIRGEHGGTVHHHHFPFHLGSSFHSPSPYPYPTERRPVVGAVSVPELTNVQLQQAQEYPAPNIMRTQVYRPPPPYPYAHPRPANSTPDLSRHLYVSSSNPDLVIMRRVHHSVQTFQEDSLPVAHSLQEVSEPLFSGPSQRNSYHPQKRNSIEIAGLAYSLEGMRVKERTVSSSAAETATPTPVLCDGRSQGSQLNVFLERTKTGNRGDLKDNMQYEHTKSLSDATMLVHSSDEEEEFEEDSGHHTPLSQDAAVGIAPEQQAQQHHSLTSLSSLTPQQHTPTEPPPAYPIGSSLDPSIVGSLTYKMHPLIQEDKPLYLLSDFRQPRIMPSVSEGDLSGQTKQKSKTDIKKRPVSDVPSGKKTIEGLPPPGMRKGARSEVKKMGPLKVAKLNGLSVSRQPVQDKVKDEPEHASNDERCKVLEQHMERGELLKEYEKIPRRPGGECTIAQLPESGDKNRFQDVLPYDKNRVELVPTKENNTGYINASHIRLTLGGQEWNYIATQGPMSNTCQDFWQMVWEQGVSIIAMVTAEEEGHREKSYRYWPRLGSRHNTVTYGRFKITTRFRTESGCYATTGLKIKHLLTGHERTVWHLQYTDWPDHGCPEDLKGFLTYLEEIQSVRRHTNGISDPKNTNLPVLVHCSAGVGRTGVVILSEIMIACLEHNEPLDVPEVLTNLRHQRMMVVQTLSQYGFIYKVLIEYLRNSRLI